From a region of the Bacteroidota bacterium genome:
- a CDS encoding MerR family transcriptional regulator, protein MNTQKQKQLPKQTVMVKPYTISELARIYGVCRETLQKWINEFKDEVGERKGRYYTIPQVKIIFENLSVPYTIEVE, encoded by the coding sequence ATGAATACGCAAAAACAAAAACAACTGCCCAAACAAACCGTGATGGTAAAACCCTATACCATATCCGAGTTAGCGAGGATTTACGGAGTGTGCAGAGAAACTCTGCAAAAATGGATTAACGAATTTAAAGACGAAGTGGGAGAGCGGAAAGGTCGCTACTACACCATTCCGCAGGTGAAAATCATTTTTGAAAACCTGAGTGTTCCTTACACAATTGAGGTGGAATGA
- a CDS encoding N-acetylmuramoyl-L-alanine amidase — protein sequence MRTINYIVVHCTATQPTATLEAIKKFWKEQRGWGDTPGYHYIIQRDGEIVQLLDESKISYGAYGHNQECIHISYIGGIDKDGKPFDNRTSAQKNSMFDKIVELTEKYPKAKVLGHRDFPNVAKACPSFDVREWLKNYEPDFRQAA from the coding sequence ATGAGAACAATCAATTACATCGTGGTGCATTGCACCGCAACGCAGCCGACCGCAACGCTGGAAGCGATTAAAAAATTCTGGAAGGAACAACGCGGATGGGGAGACACGCCCGGCTACCATTACATCATCCAGCGTGACGGAGAAATCGTGCAACTGCTTGATGAAAGCAAAATTTCTTACGGAGCGTACGGGCACAATCAGGAGTGCATTCACATTTCTTACATCGGAGGAATTGACAAAGACGGAAAGCCGTTTGACAACAGAACTTCCGCACAGAAAAATTCCATGTTTGACAAAATCGTGGAACTCACGGAAAAATATCCGAAGGCGAAAGTTCTCGGTCACAGAGATTTTCCGAATGTGGCAAAAGCGTGTCCGAGTTTTGATGTGAGAGAGTGGCTCAAAAATTACGAACCCGATTTCAGACAGGCCGCATGA